The Xenopus tropicalis strain Nigerian chromosome 2, UCB_Xtro_10.0, whole genome shotgun sequence genome window below encodes:
- the ctns gene encoding cystinosin isoform X1 — protein METRINLLPGSVTCRRRQGKCERLAKCRGAEPNWKEPRERDTGSKQGSKARQLLGNITMKRILLTRHPAALILCNFLSVLLLCGATSSTPDFAVSIPDVVTIENGRSENISITVNCPLNESAVFILNITYSSMNKTIIQLPEQIFLPANSHESDFTAKAVNVGQVTAYLQSNITHKIGPRIRFKVIHSSSIEILQQIIGWIYFMAWSVSFYPQVFENWKRKSVVGLSFDFLALNLTGHIAYGVFNLGLFWIPYVKEQFLELYPNGVFPVEANDVFFSLHAVLLTAITIIQCCIYERGSQTVSKGAIGFLVIAWLFALTVLFVAVAGKITWLLFLFCFSYIKLAITLIKYFPQAYMNFRRKSTEGWSIGNVLLDFTGGSFSIVQMFIQSYNNDEWNLIFGDPTKFGLGVFSIGFDIVFIIQHYCLYRHKPGYHQV, from the exons ATGGAGACAAGGATAAACTTACTTCCGGGTAGCGTGACCTGTAGGAGGCGGCAAGGCAAGTGTGAGAGGCTGGCAAAGTGTAGAGGGGCGGAGCCAAATTGGAAGGAACCAAGGGAGAGAGATACCGGGAGCAAGCAAGGAAGCAAGGCTAGGCAG CTCCTAGGAAACATTACCATGAAGAGAATACTGCTGACAAGGCACCCAGCTGCTTTAATCCTATGTAACTTCCTGAGCGTACTGCTGCTTTGTG GTGCAACTTCCTCAACACCGGATTTTGCCGTTTCAATCCCAGATGTAGTGACTATAGAAAATGGCAGATCTGAAAATATAAGTATAACTGTTAA CTGTCCATTAAATGAATCTGCTGTGTTTATCCTTAACATTACTTATTCGTCAATGAACAAGACCATCATTCAGCTTCCAGAACAA ATTTTCTTACCTGCAAATTCCCATGAATCCGACTTCACCGCAAAAGCAGTTAATGTTGGGCAGGTTACAGCCTACTTGCAGAGCAACATTACCCACAAAATTGG GCCAAGAATCCGCTTCAAAGTAATTCACAGCTCCAGTATAGAAATACTACAACAGATCATTGGCTGGATCTATTTCATGGCCTGGTCTGTTTCTTTCTACCCACAAGTCTTTGAAAACTGGAAGAGAAAAAG TGTTGTGGGGCTGAGTTTTGACTTCTTGGCTTTAAATCTTACGGGCCACATAGCGTACGGTGTATTCAATCTCGGACTGTTTTGGATACCGTACGTCAAG GAGCAGTTTCTTGAATTGTACCCCAATGGAGTATTCCCTGTGGAGGCCAATGATGTTTTCTTCAGTTTGCACGCAGTTCTACTTACAGCCATTACAATTATCCAGTGCTGCATATATGAG AGGGGCTCACAGACTGTCTCTAAAGGAGCCATTGGCTTCCTCGTCATCGCCTGGCTCTTTGCGCTCACTGTGCTGTTTGTGGCCGTAGCTGGCAAGATCACCTGGCTCCTGTTCTTGTTCTGCTTCTCATACATTAAGTTGGCTATCACCCTCATTAAATACTTCCCTCAG GCTTACATGAATTTCCGTCGGAAAAGCACAGAAGGATGGAGTATTGGGAACGTGCTGCTTGACTTCACTGGAGGGAGCTTTAGTATTGTCCAGATGTTTATACAGTCTTATAACAATG ATGAATGGAACTTAATATTTGGCGATCCAACAAAGTTTGGCCTGGGTGTGTTCTCCATTGGATTTGACATTGTCTTCATTATCCAACACTACTGTCTGTACAGGCACAAGCCAGGGTATCACCAGGTTTAA
- the ctns gene encoding cystinosin isoform X2 encodes MMMQLLGNITMKRILLTRHPAALILCNFLSVLLLCGATSSTPDFAVSIPDVVTIENGRSENISITVNCPLNESAVFILNITYSSMNKTIIQLPEQIFLPANSHESDFTAKAVNVGQVTAYLQSNITHKIGPRIRFKVIHSSSIEILQQIIGWIYFMAWSVSFYPQVFENWKRKSVVGLSFDFLALNLTGHIAYGVFNLGLFWIPYVKEQFLELYPNGVFPVEANDVFFSLHAVLLTAITIIQCCIYERGSQTVSKGAIGFLVIAWLFALTVLFVAVAGKITWLLFLFCFSYIKLAITLIKYFPQAYMNFRRKSTEGWSIGNVLLDFTGGSFSIVQMFIQSYNNDEWNLIFGDPTKFGLGVFSIGFDIVFIIQHYCLYRHKPGYHQV; translated from the exons ATGATGATGCAG CTCCTAGGAAACATTACCATGAAGAGAATACTGCTGACAAGGCACCCAGCTGCTTTAATCCTATGTAACTTCCTGAGCGTACTGCTGCTTTGTG GTGCAACTTCCTCAACACCGGATTTTGCCGTTTCAATCCCAGATGTAGTGACTATAGAAAATGGCAGATCTGAAAATATAAGTATAACTGTTAA CTGTCCATTAAATGAATCTGCTGTGTTTATCCTTAACATTACTTATTCGTCAATGAACAAGACCATCATTCAGCTTCCAGAACAA ATTTTCTTACCTGCAAATTCCCATGAATCCGACTTCACCGCAAAAGCAGTTAATGTTGGGCAGGTTACAGCCTACTTGCAGAGCAACATTACCCACAAAATTGG GCCAAGAATCCGCTTCAAAGTAATTCACAGCTCCAGTATAGAAATACTACAACAGATCATTGGCTGGATCTATTTCATGGCCTGGTCTGTTTCTTTCTACCCACAAGTCTTTGAAAACTGGAAGAGAAAAAG TGTTGTGGGGCTGAGTTTTGACTTCTTGGCTTTAAATCTTACGGGCCACATAGCGTACGGTGTATTCAATCTCGGACTGTTTTGGATACCGTACGTCAAG GAGCAGTTTCTTGAATTGTACCCCAATGGAGTATTCCCTGTGGAGGCCAATGATGTTTTCTTCAGTTTGCACGCAGTTCTACTTACAGCCATTACAATTATCCAGTGCTGCATATATGAG AGGGGCTCACAGACTGTCTCTAAAGGAGCCATTGGCTTCCTCGTCATCGCCTGGCTCTTTGCGCTCACTGTGCTGTTTGTGGCCGTAGCTGGCAAGATCACCTGGCTCCTGTTCTTGTTCTGCTTCTCATACATTAAGTTGGCTATCACCCTCATTAAATACTTCCCTCAG GCTTACATGAATTTCCGTCGGAAAAGCACAGAAGGATGGAGTATTGGGAACGTGCTGCTTGACTTCACTGGAGGGAGCTTTAGTATTGTCCAGATGTTTATACAGTCTTATAACAATG ATGAATGGAACTTAATATTTGGCGATCCAACAAAGTTTGGCCTGGGTGTGTTCTCCATTGGATTTGACATTGTCTTCATTATCCAACACTACTGTCTGTACAGGCACAAGCCAGGGTATCACCAGGTTTAA
- the ctns gene encoding cystinosin isoform X3 encodes MKRILLTRHPAALILCNFLSVLLLCGATSSTPDFAVSIPDVVTIENGRSENISITVNCPLNESAVFILNITYSSMNKTIIQLPEQIFLPANSHESDFTAKAVNVGQVTAYLQSNITHKIGPRIRFKVIHSSSIEILQQIIGWIYFMAWSVSFYPQVFENWKRKSVVGLSFDFLALNLTGHIAYGVFNLGLFWIPYVKEQFLELYPNGVFPVEANDVFFSLHAVLLTAITIIQCCIYERGSQTVSKGAIGFLVIAWLFALTVLFVAVAGKITWLLFLFCFSYIKLAITLIKYFPQAYMNFRRKSTEGWSIGNVLLDFTGGSFSIVQMFIQSYNNDEWNLIFGDPTKFGLGVFSIGFDIVFIIQHYCLYRHKPGYHQV; translated from the exons ATGAAGAGAATACTGCTGACAAGGCACCCAGCTGCTTTAATCCTATGTAACTTCCTGAGCGTACTGCTGCTTTGTG GTGCAACTTCCTCAACACCGGATTTTGCCGTTTCAATCCCAGATGTAGTGACTATAGAAAATGGCAGATCTGAAAATATAAGTATAACTGTTAA CTGTCCATTAAATGAATCTGCTGTGTTTATCCTTAACATTACTTATTCGTCAATGAACAAGACCATCATTCAGCTTCCAGAACAA ATTTTCTTACCTGCAAATTCCCATGAATCCGACTTCACCGCAAAAGCAGTTAATGTTGGGCAGGTTACAGCCTACTTGCAGAGCAACATTACCCACAAAATTGG GCCAAGAATCCGCTTCAAAGTAATTCACAGCTCCAGTATAGAAATACTACAACAGATCATTGGCTGGATCTATTTCATGGCCTGGTCTGTTTCTTTCTACCCACAAGTCTTTGAAAACTGGAAGAGAAAAAG TGTTGTGGGGCTGAGTTTTGACTTCTTGGCTTTAAATCTTACGGGCCACATAGCGTACGGTGTATTCAATCTCGGACTGTTTTGGATACCGTACGTCAAG GAGCAGTTTCTTGAATTGTACCCCAATGGAGTATTCCCTGTGGAGGCCAATGATGTTTTCTTCAGTTTGCACGCAGTTCTACTTACAGCCATTACAATTATCCAGTGCTGCATATATGAG AGGGGCTCACAGACTGTCTCTAAAGGAGCCATTGGCTTCCTCGTCATCGCCTGGCTCTTTGCGCTCACTGTGCTGTTTGTGGCCGTAGCTGGCAAGATCACCTGGCTCCTGTTCTTGTTCTGCTTCTCATACATTAAGTTGGCTATCACCCTCATTAAATACTTCCCTCAG GCTTACATGAATTTCCGTCGGAAAAGCACAGAAGGATGGAGTATTGGGAACGTGCTGCTTGACTTCACTGGAGGGAGCTTTAGTATTGTCCAGATGTTTATACAGTCTTATAACAATG ATGAATGGAACTTAATATTTGGCGATCCAACAAAGTTTGGCCTGGGTGTGTTCTCCATTGGATTTGACATTGTCTTCATTATCCAACACTACTGTCTGTACAGGCACAAGCCAGGGTATCACCAGGTTTAA
- the tax1bp3 gene encoding tax1-binding protein 3, with amino-acid sequence MSYIPGQPVTAVVQRVEIYKLHQGDNLILGFSIGGGIDQDPAQNPFSEDKTDKGIYVTRVTEGGPAEVAGLQIGDKIMQVNGWDMTMVTHDQARKRLTKKNEEVVRLLVTRKSLQEAVRQSMRP; translated from the exons ATGTCTTACATCCCGGGCCAGCCGGTCACTGCTGTAGTG caaCGGGTTGAAATCTATAAATTGCACCAAGGGGATAATCTGATCCTTGGCTTCAGCATTGGAGGAGGAATCGACCAGGACCCGGCACAAAACCCTTTCTCCGAGGACAAGACAGACAAG GGTATCTATGTGACACGAGTAACAGAGGGAGGCCCTGCGGAGGTGGCTGGACTTCAAATTGGAGACAAAATAATGCAG GTAAATGGATGGGACATGACAATGGTAACGCACGACCAGGCAAGGAAACGCCTCACCAAGAAAAATGAGGAGGTTGTCCGGCTGCTTGTGACCAGAAAATCCTTGCAAGAGGCTGTGAGACAGTCCATGAGACCCTAA
- the LOC116408792 gene encoding hornerin-like: MQQRPQLMIPCTVGQSLPPHHFCSLGCSANAHCSLGCSANAHRSLGCIASAHRSLGCSASAHRSLGCSASAHRSLGCSASAHRSLGCSASAHRSLGCSASAHRSLGCSASAHRSLSCSGNACRSLSFSASARRSLGCSASARRSLGCSANARRSLGCSASAHCSLGCSSGTRHSQGCSSGTHCSLGCSSGTRHSQGCSSGTRRSLGCSASARCSLVCSSGTRCSLVCSSGTRHSLGCSSGTRHSLGCSSGTRHSLGCSSGTRHSLGCSSGTRHSLGCSSGTRHSLGCSSGTRHSLGCSSGTRHSLGCSSGTRHSLGCSSGTRHSLGCSSGTRHSLGCSSGTRHSLGCSSGTHHSLGCSSGTRHSLPCKTSNH; the protein is encoded by the coding sequence ATGCAACAGCGCCCCCAGCTGATGATTCCTTGTACTGTAGGGCAGAGCCTTCCTCCCCATCATTTCTGTTCCCTGGGCTGTAGTGCAAATGCCCACTGTTCCCTGGGCTGTAGTGCAAATGCCCACCGTTCCCTGGGCTGTATTGCAAGCGCCCACCGTTCCCTGGGCTGTAGTGCAAGCGCCCACCGTTCCCTGGGCTGTAGTGCAAGCGCCCACCGTTCCCTGGGCTGTAGTGCAAGCGCCCACCGTTCCCTGGGCTGTAGTGCAAGCGCCCACCGTTCCCTGGGCTGTAGTGCAAGCGCCCACCGTTCCCTGGGCTGTAGTGCAAGCGCCCACCGTTCCCTGAGCTGTAGTGGAAATGCCTGCCGTTCCCTGAGCTTTAGTGCAAGCGCCCGCCGTTCCCTGGGCTGTAGTGCAAGCGCCCGCCGTTCCCTGGGCTGTAGTGCAAATGCCCGCCGTTCCTTGGGCTGTAGTGCAAGCGCCCACTGTTCCTTGGGCTGTAGTTCAGGCACCCGCCATTCCCAGGGCTGTAGTTCAGGCACCCACTGTTCCTTGGGCTGTAGTTCAGGCACCCGCCATTCCCAGGGCTGTAGTTCAGGCACCCGCCGTTCCCTGGGCTGTAGTGCAAGCGCCCGCTGTTCCCTGGTTTGTAGTTCAGGCACCCGCTGTTCCCTGGTTTGTAGTTCAGGCACCCGCCATTCCCTGGGCTGTAGTTCAGGCACCCGCCATTCCCTGGGCTGTAGTTCAGGCACCCGCCATTCCCTGGGCTGTAGTTCAGGCACCCGCCATTCCCTGGGCTGTAGTTCAGGCACCCGCCATTCCCTGGGCTGTAGTTCAGGCACCCGCCATTCCCTGGGCTGTAGTTCAGGCACCCGCCATTCCCTGGGCTGTAGTTCAGGCACCCGCCATTCCCTGGGCTGTAGTTCAGGCACCCGCCATTCCCTGGGCTGTAGTTCAGGCACCCGCCATTCCCTGGGCTGTAGTTCAGGCACCCGCCATTCCCTGGGCTGTAGTTCAGGCACCCGCCATTCCCTGGGCTGTAGTTCAGGCACCCACCATTCCCTGGGCTGTAGTTCAGGCACCCGCCATTCCCTGCCCTGTAAAACAAGCAACCATTAA